One part of the Denticeps clupeoides chromosome 16, fDenClu1.1, whole genome shotgun sequence genome encodes these proteins:
- the snrpa1 gene encoding U2 small nuclear ribonucleoprotein A', protein MVKLSAELIEQAAQYTNPLRDRELDLRGYKIPVLENLGATLDQFDTIDFSDNEIRKLDGFPLLRRLKTLIMNNNRICRIGESLELSLPSVKELILTSNNIQDLGDLDPLASIKTLTLLSLLRNPVTNKKHYRLYVINKIPQIRVLDFQKVKLKERQEAEKMFKGKRGAQLAKDIAKRSKTFTPGATLQADKKRSGPSAAEVEAIKNAIANATSLAEVERLKGMLQSGQIPGRDLRQGAEGMVEEEEEEDDDTGMQTDMQMNVGGEMEDNGEEEGRGGNDEDEMEDMHVNGSA, encoded by the exons ATGGTGAAGCTGTCGGCGGAGTTGATCGAGCAGGCCGCTCAGTACACGAACCCGCTGCGGGACCGGGAGCTGGACCTGCGAG GCTACAAAATCCCGGTCCTCGAGAATCTCGGGGCGACGCTGGACCAGTTCGACACGATTGATTTTTCCGACAATGAAATCCGGAAGCTGGACGGGTTCCCTCTGCTCAGGAGGCTGAAAACGCTGATCATGAACAACAACAGGATCTG CCGAATCGGCGAGTCTCTCGAACTGTCCTTGCCGAGCGTGAAGGAGCTGATCCTCACCAGCAACAACATCCAAGACCTG GGAGACTTGGACCCGCTTGCCTCAATTAAAACGTTGACCCTACTCAG CCTTCTGAGGAATCCAGTGACCAACAAGAAACATTACAGGCTTTACGTCATCAATAAAATTCCACAGATCAGAGTTCTTGATTTCCAGAAGGTGAAGCTAAAG GAACGGCAAGAGGCGGAGAAAATGTTCAAAGGCAAACGAGGTGCACAGCTTGCAAAGGATATTGCCAAGCGTTCGAAAAC GTTCACCCCAGGAGCTACTCTTCAGGCTGATAAGAAGAGGTCTGGTCCCTCTGCAGCAGAAGTGGAGGCCATCAAG AATGCAATTGCTAATGCCACGTCCCTTGCTGAGGTTGAGCGATTAAAAGGAATGCTTCAGTCCGGTCAAATTCCAGGAAGGGACCTGCGACAAG GGGCTGAGGgcatggtggaggaggaggaagaagaggatgaTGATACTGGCATGCAAACAGACATGCAGATGAATGTGGGTGGTGAGATGGAGGATAAtggagaggaagaaggaagAGGGGGCAACGACGAGGATGAAATGGAAGACATGCATGTTAATGGCTCTGCctaa